TCATCGATGACATGCTCGATGATGTCCCGCTTGCTCTTGAAGTACCGGTAGAAGGTCCCATGGCCGATCCCGATCCGTCCGGCGATGTCCGCGACACCCGTGGCGTGGTAGCCCTGCTCGGCGAAGCACGCGAACGCCGCATCCAAAATCTCCTGCCGCATCTCGAGCTTCTTGCGCTCGGCGCGACTGAGCGTGGGAGAACCAGCCGGGCTTGTCGACATAAGCGGCGATCCTACCGACCTTGACATGACTCAAGAATGACATATCATTCCGAAACTGACACGCCATTCCGTTCACTGGAGGTTGATGTGAGTCGCTATCCGAAGATCGAGCTTGCCGGCGCGGTGGTCGTCATCACCGGCGGAGCCAGGGGTATTGGGGCCGCGACCGCGCGCCTCTTCGCCGAGCGGGGCGCCGAAGTATGGATTGGCGATGTGGACGACGTGGTCGCCAAAGAAACCGCGGACGGCATCCGTAATGCACAGTCCGGTGTCCTCGATGTCACCAAACCCGAGTCCTGGGCCGCGTTTCTCGACCGGGTACGTGCCGAATCCGGCCCGGTGGACATCCTGATCAACAATGCCGGCGTCATGCCGCTGGGCGGATTCGTCGAAGAAAACGAGCGCACCACGGACCTGATCCTCGATGTGAACGTGCGCGGGCCGCTCAACGGTGCGCGCGCCGCGTTGCCGGAGATGGTGGCCCGCGGTCGTGGACACGTCGTCAACGTGGCGTCGATGGCAGGCAAGTTGGCCGTCCCCGGCATGGTCACCTACAACGCCTCCAAGTTCGGTGCCGTGGGGTTGTCGGTGGCGCTGCGCAAGGAGTACGGGAACACCGGCGTCAGCGTCAGCTGTGTGCTGCCCAGCGCGGTCCGGACCGAGCTGGCTTCGGGTGCGCCACTGGGCAAGGGCATGCCGACGGTCGATCCCGAGGACGTGGCCGAGGCCATCGTGCGCAGCGTGCAGACCCGCCGTGCGCAGATCTCGGTGCCGGGCTGGCTCGCGTTCGGGTGGGGTCTGGTGGATCTGTTTGTGCCCGAACCAGTCGAGCGACTCGCCCGCCGACTCATCGACGACCGTCGTGCGCTGACATCGCTCGACCTGAACGCGCGCGGTGCCTATATCGAGCGCATCGAGCGTCAGAGCAAGGAGCATCAGAAGTGAGCGATCAGCGTGACCCCAGGATCGTCGTCATCGGCGCGGGTATGGCCGGAATCGCTGTGGGACACAAGCTCAAAGAGGCCGGCTTCGACGATTTTACGATTCTGGAGAAGGGTGAGGACGTCGGCGGCGTCTGGTACTGGAACCGCTACCCGGGGCTGACCTGCGATGTGCCCTCGCAGGCCTATCAGTATCCGTTCGCGCCCCGGACGGACTGGCCGCGGCTTTTCGCCACCGGCAGTGAGATTCAGGCGTATCACCGCAAGGCTGCCGAGGATCTGGGCGTGATGCCGCATATTCGGTGCGGACAGGAAGTGACGGCAGCCGAGTTCACCGGAACCGGCTGGCGGGTGACGACCGGGGTAGGGGAGAGCCTGGAGTGTGATTTTCTGATCGCCGCCACCGGGGTGCTGCACCATCCGAACATCCCCGACATCCCCGGACTGGACAGCTTCCAGGGGAAGGTCGTGCACACCGCGCGGTGGGACGATTCGATCACCCTGGAAGGCAAGCGCGTCGCCGCCATCGGAACCGGTTCCACTGGCGTACAGATTGTTTCGGCCATGCAGCCCGTCGTCGAGCAGGTGACGTCGTTCATCCGGACTCCGCAGTGGGTGCTGTGGGCGCCGATGGCGATGCGGCAGCCGAAGTTCGTCACGAAGCTGTTAGAGGCGTTGCCGACCCAACGTATCGTGCGGTTCAGTGCGCTGACAGGCACCGACGCTCTGGTGAACATCGTGACCAGGCCCGGCTGGGGGCGGCGGCTCGTGCAGCAGTACGCCCGCGCGTGCCTGCACTTGATCCGCGACAAGGAATTGCGTCGGAAGCTCACCCCGGATTACCAGCCGCTGTGTAAGAGGCAGGTGCTGTCCGGGTCGTTCCACCGCGCCGTCCAGAAGCCGAACGTCGAGATCGTCACCGACCGCATCGACAGGATCACACCCACCGGAATCGTCACCGTCGACGGCATCGAGCGCGACTTCGACGTGATCGTGCTGGCCACCGGATTCCAGGCGCACAACTACATGCGTCCGATGAATCTGGTTGGCAAGGACGGATATTCGATTGACGAGGCATGGGACAAGGGGCCCAAGGCCTACCGCATGACCGCGATCCCCGGCTTCCCGAACTTCTTCACCGTGCTCGGCCCCAACTCGCCGACCGGGTCGATCTGGCTGCAGCACACGGCCGAGCGCACCGCCGAGTACATCATCAGCTGGCTTCATCGCTTCGCCCGCGGCGAGATCACCACGGTCGAAGTGAGCCGCGAGGCCACCGATGAGTTCAATGACCAAGCGCGCGAAGCGATGAAGCCGACTGTGTGGGCTACTGGCTGTAACTCCTGGTACCTCACCGAGGACGGGTCGGTCGATCTGTGGCCCTTCGATCGAAAGACCATGGAGCGCATGCTCGCATCACCCGAGGAGAGCCACTACATCGTGCAGTGATGCGCGCTAACGCAGGTTGAACGTCGCCGGATCCGGGCCGATGCGGCCGTCGGTCGCATCGAGCGCGGTGATCCGATCCACCTCGTCGGCGCTGAGCTCGAAGCCGAACACGTCGAAGTTGGCCGCGATGCGTGCCGGTGTCACCGACTTGGGGATGACGACGTTGCCCAGCTGCAGATGCCAGCGCAGGATCACCTGTGCGGTGCTCACCTGGTGTGCTTCGGCGATGGCGCCGAGCGTCGGATCCTGCAGAATCGTGCCCTGGCCCAGCGGCGACCACGCCTCGGTGGCAATGCCGTACTCGGCGTGGAAGGCGCGCAGCTCGGGCTGGGTGAACCGGGGATGCAGCTCGATCTGGTTGAGAGCGGGCACTTCTCCGGTCTCGTCGATCAGCCGCTTGAGGTTGTCGACGGTGAAGTTGCTGACCCCGATGGCCTTGGCGCGGCCGTCGGCCTGGATCCGCTGCAAGGCCTTGAAGCTGGCCACATATTCGTCGAGCTCCGGGACCGGCCAGTGGATGAGGTACAGGTCCACATAATCGGTGCCCAGCCGCGCTAGGGAGGCGTCGAAGGCGCGCAGCGCGTTGTCGTAGCCCTGGTCGGAATTCCACAGCTTGGTGGTCAGGAAGATCTCGCCGCGAGGGACGCCAGACTCTGCGATGGCCGCGCCGGTGCCTACCTCGTTGTCGTAGATCTTGGCGGTGTCGATGCTGCGATATCCGACCTCGAGCGCGGTCGAGACGGCGGCACGCGCCTCGTCGTCGGGCACCTGCCAGACGCCGTAGCCGAGCTGGGGAATCGCGGTACCGGAGTTAAGGGTCACTGGGGGAACCACATGGGGAACTGTCACGGTCAACCCAACACGAGGAGCCCCCGAGTATTCCCGGGGTTCTCGACCAAAATGAAACGCCCCGCTCCCAGGACTGGGATACGAGGCGTTTCTGTGGTGCGCCGTCAGGGGCTCGAACCCCGGACCCGCTGATTAAGAGTCAGCTGCTCTACCAACTGAGCTAACGGCGCGTGAACGTGCGTGGAAGACCTTAGCAGCCTCGGCGCCCGTAACGAAAATTGAAATCCCCGCGATAGCCCGGTCGCGGTTATTGAGGTCGTCGTGGGCCCTCGTGAACCCGTACAATCATCGCTGAGCTTGCATGCATCAAGATTCAAAGGGAGCAAAGAATGACCCAGGGTCGTCCACGCCTGCGAAGTGGCGCGCGTCGGCGGTGGGTAACCGCGCTGGTTCTTCCTTTCGTAGCACTGACCGTGCTGGCCGGATGCACGAGCACCGCGCCCAAGGAGCCGCCGAAAGTCATTGACAAGGCAACGCCTTACGCCGATCTGTTGGTGCCCAAGCTGGCGATGTCGGTTAAGGATGGCGCGGTCGGCGTGCCGGTCGATGCGCCTGTGACGGTGACCGCGGGTGAAGGTGTGCTCGGAACCGTCACCATGGTCAACTCCGATGGCAAAGACATTGCCGGTGAAATCGGCCCGGACGGTGTGACCTGGTCCACCACCGAACCGCTCGGTTACGACAAGCAGTACACGATCACCGCTGATGCCCGGGGTCTTGGCGGTGTGGCGCGCGCCAACGCGACGTTCCGCACCCATTCGCCGGACAACATGACGATGCCGTACGTGGTGCCGGGCGACGGCGAGGTGGTCGGCGTCGGTCAGACCGTGGCGATTCGGTTCGACGAGAACATCCCCAACCGGGCCGCGGCCGAGAAAGCCATCAAGATCACCACCAACCCGCCTGTCGAGGGTGCCTTCTACTGGTTGAATAACCGCGAAGTGCGTTGGCGCCCTGAGGCATTCTGGGAGCCGGGCACCTCGATCGACGTGAAGGTCAACACCTACGGTGTGGACTTGGGCAATGGTGTGTTCGGACAGGACAACGCGGCCTCGCGTTTCTCCATCGGCGACGCGATCATCAGCCGGGTGGACGACAACAACAAGGTCGTCAACGTCGAGCGCAACGGCGAGATCATCAAGACCATGCCCACCTCGATGGGTAAAGACAAGGCCCCCACCAACAACGGCACCTACATCATCGGCGAGCGGTTCAAGGATCTGATCATGGACTCCTCGACCTACGGCGTCGCGGTCAACTCACCCGACGGGTATCGCACCAAGGTGCAGTACGCCACTCAGATGTCGTACAGCGGCATCTATGTGCACGCCGCACCGTGGTCCGTCGGCGCGCAGGGCCGCACCAACACCAGCCACGGCTGCCTCAACGTCAGCACGGCGAACGCGAAGTGGTTCTACGAGAACACCAAGCGCGGCGACGTGGTGATCGTCTCCAACACCGTCGGGCCGGTGCTACCCGGCACCGAAGGGCTGGGCGATTGGAACATCCCGTGGTCGCAGTGGAAGGCCGGAAACACCAGGCAGCAGTAGGCATCAACTGGCGAGCAGACGTAAAAGCCCCCGCGCGCTCGGCGTGTCGGGGGCTTTTACGTCTGCTCGCGGGGCCTGAGATCAGCCCTCGATGACCTTCTGGTCGATCACACGCTTGGACGGCACCATGATGATCGACTTGGAGTTGTCGCGATCGCGGTAGGCCGACTCCAGGATCGACGGGATGCTCTCCAGCTTGCCGTGCACGCTCATCAATTGCTCCAGGATCGAGATGCGCTGCTGGCCAACCTCTTCCACCGACCGGCGGGCCTGATCCAAGCGGCGCTCGATCTGCTCGTCGGCCAGGCGCAGACGGCGGTCGGCCTCATCCTTGGCATCGGCGAGCCGCTTCTCGCACTCGGCCTGGGTACCGCGCCGCTGCTCGTCGACGGCCGCCTGGGTCTCGGTGCGTAGCTTGGTCAGCTCTTCGTCCAACTCGGTCTCGGCCTTCTCGCGCCGCTTGGTCTCGGCGGCTCGCAGGCGCTCAGACTCGCTGACCGCCTGGGCCACAATCTGATTGGCTTCCTCGCGGGCACGCGCCATGACCTCGGTGTATTCGGTCTCCAGTGCGCTCTGCCGTGCCGCCATGTCGGCCAGCATTTCCTTGTGTTTGGTGCGCATGGCCTCGGCATCGGACTTGGCCGAGGCGACCAGGGCCGCGGACTCGGTGCGCGCCTCGTTCTGCATCTCGGAGACTTCGTCGACCGCGATGCGCAGCATCTTGGCCATGCGGTCGGTCATCGCGTGCGCGGAGGGGGAGGTGTCACTGAG
The nucleotide sequence above comes from Mycobacteroides saopaulense. Encoded proteins:
- a CDS encoding SDR family oxidoreductase, with product MSRYPKIELAGAVVVITGGARGIGAATARLFAERGAEVWIGDVDDVVAKETADGIRNAQSGVLDVTKPESWAAFLDRVRAESGPVDILINNAGVMPLGGFVEENERTTDLILDVNVRGPLNGARAALPEMVARGRGHVVNVASMAGKLAVPGMVTYNASKFGAVGLSVALRKEYGNTGVSVSCVLPSAVRTELASGAPLGKGMPTVDPEDVAEAIVRSVQTRRAQISVPGWLAFGWGLVDLFVPEPVERLARRLIDDRRALTSLDLNARGAYIERIERQSKEHQK
- a CDS encoding flavin-containing monooxygenase; translated protein: MSDQRDPRIVVIGAGMAGIAVGHKLKEAGFDDFTILEKGEDVGGVWYWNRYPGLTCDVPSQAYQYPFAPRTDWPRLFATGSEIQAYHRKAAEDLGVMPHIRCGQEVTAAEFTGTGWRVTTGVGESLECDFLIAATGVLHHPNIPDIPGLDSFQGKVVHTARWDDSITLEGKRVAAIGTGSTGVQIVSAMQPVVEQVTSFIRTPQWVLWAPMAMRQPKFVTKLLEALPTQRIVRFSALTGTDALVNIVTRPGWGRRLVQQYARACLHLIRDKELRRKLTPDYQPLCKRQVLSGSFHRAVQKPNVEIVTDRIDRITPTGIVTVDGIERDFDVIVLATGFQAHNYMRPMNLVGKDGYSIDEAWDKGPKAYRMTAIPGFPNFFTVLGPNSPTGSIWLQHTAERTAEYIISWLHRFARGEITTVEVSREATDEFNDQAREAMKPTVWATGCNSWYLTEDGSVDLWPFDRKTMERMLASPEESHYIVQ
- a CDS encoding aldo/keto reductase, whose amino-acid sequence is MTLNSGTAIPQLGYGVWQVPDDEARAAVSTALEVGYRSIDTAKIYDNEVGTGAAIAESGVPRGEIFLTTKLWNSDQGYDNALRAFDASLARLGTDYVDLYLIHWPVPELDEYVASFKALQRIQADGRAKAIGVSNFTVDNLKRLIDETGEVPALNQIELHPRFTQPELRAFHAEYGIATEAWSPLGQGTILQDPTLGAIAEAHQVSTAQVILRWHLQLGNVVIPKSVTPARIAANFDVFGFELSADEVDRITALDATDGRIGPDPATFNLR
- a CDS encoding L,D-transpeptidase: MTQGRPRLRSGARRRWVTALVLPFVALTVLAGCTSTAPKEPPKVIDKATPYADLLVPKLAMSVKDGAVGVPVDAPVTVTAGEGVLGTVTMVNSDGKDIAGEIGPDGVTWSTTEPLGYDKQYTITADARGLGGVARANATFRTHSPDNMTMPYVVPGDGEVVGVGQTVAIRFDENIPNRAAAEKAIKITTNPPVEGAFYWLNNREVRWRPEAFWEPGTSIDVKVNTYGVDLGNGVFGQDNAASRFSIGDAIISRVDDNNKVVNVERNGEIIKTMPTSMGKDKAPTNNGTYIIGERFKDLIMDSSTYGVAVNSPDGYRTKVQYATQMSYSGIYVHAAPWSVGAQGRTNTSHGCLNVSTANAKWFYENTKRGDVVIVSNTVGPVLPGTEGLGDWNIPWSQWKAGNTRQQ
- a CDS encoding DivIVA domain-containing protein encodes the protein MTATTTNESTRNFTRTRNGYDPIEVNEYISRLTIMHQSGLNDVETLKSRLEDATKQIASLKDEVSTLSDTSPSAHAMTDRMAKMLRIAVDEVSEMQNEARTESAALVASAKSDAEAMRTKHKEMLADMAARQSALETEYTEVMARAREEANQIVAQAVSESERLRAAETKRREKAETELDEELTKLRTETQAAVDEQRRGTQAECEKRLADAKDEADRRLRLADEQIERRLDQARRSVEEVGQQRISILEQLMSVHGKLESIPSILESAYRDRDNSKSIIMVPSKRVIDQKVIEG